The sequence ATCACTCTGGGTTAGAGTGCCTAGTATTAGGAAAACATTGTACTGCCTTGCATCATCCCGTAAAAGAAGTCAAAGTTTCCTGTTTtctcaggagtgtgtgtatgtgtataagaGGCACAGGCTGAGACATGCATTccacaactctccctctcttcctctctctcgctctcacgctctctctctctctctctcgcccttcctctctctcactctctctccaaacAGACTCCAATAGTGATAACAGAAACCAGAGCCGCATTTGCTCTGTGAGGCAAGTTCAGCCACAGCCGCTTGTCCTCGTGGTGAAACCTCAACGCCAGTTAAGTAGTAAGGGAAAAATAGTTCACTCTTCTATAGCCGAAACCAGGAGAGGTCATTTTTATCTTGGGAATGACGAGGACACCTGTAGTATCCTGCTTGCGGACCCTGCGGGAAATGCGGGGGGGTTTGGTGGACCGGGTGGAGGGGAGTGTGGACCTCGTCCTGGAGACACTGGTGTCCAGGGAGGTGTTCACACGTGACGATCGCGAGGaggtgctgtgtgagagggggccCAGGGGGAGAGTCCGGAAGGTTTTGGACATTCTGGACTGCAAAGGCGAAGAAGCCGCCGGAACGTTCCTCCTGGCAGTCAGCCACCTGAGCGACGTCAGCACTGAGGTGTCGGTGCAAAGCATCGTTCCGACCCACAATGCAGGTAAGAGCAAGAACGatccagacagacagatagacagacagacagacagatagacttTATTTGATTAACACAACATTCAATATCACTGCTATATCATTTTACTTGCCATTCACAACTGAAGTTCCTGCACTTTGGAAAGCCTGTTTAATGCCTTAGTGACATAAAGAGTTGGATGGCTACACATTTCTAACaatgaaataaaaagaaaacagagataATTATTTTTGGTCTGCTTAGCTCTGTTGCTAAGCTAAGCAGGGCACTTGGATCACAGGCTGTAAACTGCCACAGTGAGGTCAGAGATCTAGGTGTTTACCGAGATTCCCCTTTGAATTTCCGTAAACAAGTCAGTACAGTTAGGCAATTAAGAGCAGTTTTTCAGTGGAATCGTGCAAATAGTCATACAAGCACCAAATTTGGCACAGTTGTTCTCTAGGGCATACTAAAACAATTTGTCCAATTGGCCACTGGAAACCAGAAATTGACCcgactaaaaaaaaatgttctcaTAGAAATGCATGTACTGGCTCAATTGCACCAACGGTAACAGACAGGGGAGGATCCAAGGATTCAGTGATTAATGATTACAGTGATTAATTTTTTCATGAATATTGGCTATACGAGTCAAACGTTAGGCTACAGTGGTTCTCAGAGTGTGCAAACGTGCAACCAAAGTTTTCCAAAATCTCCACTCTGGCCGGTGTTTTTAAAAACTCCATTTGCATCTAAATGGCtatataaatataagtatataaatgaCAGGGTCAAACGCAGAAAAATATTACCGTCTGCATTGTTTTCAGTGTCGTCTAAACACCACCCaagagtcataaacagaccgacatatgaattaaaggttgtatcagcgatagcggggatacgtcacttctgttaatgtttaaacaaaacagagagctagctcgctactccctccccctcccacccgtgcaattaaaactctcctaaacgcgcatctcgttggttattggttgaaacactttattttgcctttgagtgggttgccaacctttgttggtagcaattgtttttgtgtacagatctcggagcctacaGAGACACAGTGTTTTGACGGCTtgtggggcagacagctagtggatcgttaggaaagattagatgaatgtgatcatttatgtttgggccttttttgggcctgaaatcgctgatacaacctttaaaataACATCTGATCCAGTGGACTGAGAAATGTAATGTGGAACCAAGGTGGAAAAAGTATTTTAACGTTACCATTTTGCCGggttgatggggtcaggtggggcttgaaaattccccttcttcagtggggaatgacagaaaaagtttcaGAATCACTGGGCTACATGCATTAACACAAaaagccaaaaggcatgtttgctGAATTCAGTTGTATGTGCGTGTTCACAATGAATCCACCAGTACACGtacaagtttggttttgatacatgaaagtgtTGTTGAGATGATCTCACTTCCTATTTGGCGGCATTGCAGTAATCTGACTTCCACACGTACAGTTGTCTGGAATCACAGATGTATAAACGCCCcctccccacagacacacacatatgcacataagcgtacatacacacacacacacacacacacacacacacacacacacacacacacacacacacacacacttcacttcacttgcacaaacatacacacacacacagagacaattaccttcacacatacatacacacacacacatacgttcacatacacacacactctcacataagcacacacacacacacacctttgcacgcacacacacaaatcacaaatcTGTGTATCCTGGTAAAATCTTTACATGGCTCTAAAGCTGTGAGATCAGGACTGTTGGGAGAATTGTGAACACCTAGAATGACATCTGGAATGGAATGTATCTGACCCATTACGATATCACACACCCTAGCTTATATAGGTCTCTCAGCTTTAAcggccgttcacaccaagaatgataactataaccataacgataaaagcgtcaacactgaccaacgataagcaaagtctctccttgtgttaatgaatgtgatgtcTAAAATGTTATGGATTCTGATGGGCCGTTAGCTTTTTTTCATTCTAAAAATCGCTTTGAAAGTTATCCCCAAGGATAACGTAtttcatgttgttattgttaaaCATGCAATAGTAATTCCTAGCAATGGTCTTGAAAAACAAAATTGTATTGCTGTAAGTCGCCTTGGATAAAAGGATAAAAcgaataaatgtaatgtaaatgtgtaTTCACTTGACAATGACTGTTGATCTGCTACCAAGAGGAGGCGGCTACATTTCATTACTTGACAGCTGCAACTACTGACCAATACAACAGTAGTATCATGTGAAGTCCAAGCCCAGTGACAAATTTCCAGAGTATTTCCAGTTCTGTTTCACATTTGAAAGCCTCCTCACTATTGTTGTTACAGTAATACACTGTGTTACTTTTGTTAAATACCTCTTATCACAATAGGCTATTACATTACAATATAATAATGTTTCTGGTAAtgatataacaaaataaaccaTGGACTACCACATTTACAAAGTATTCTAATTTATATttaatcatatatatatatatatatatatatttctaaaatcaatcAATGCCAAGTATGCACACTTCTCATGCATTCTATTTTTCAATGTATTTCCCTGGCTTCTAGAATATTCCAGTGTGATGCAGAAGCACAAGGCTGTGCTGCGCCGGCGGAGTGATAGTATTCTGTTCTGCAACACCCGGCACGGCGAACAGGTCCCCTTCCCCCAGCACTACGTGAACCTGCTGGTGGTGAAGGGGCACCACAGCCTGGAGCTGAAGAAGCACGAGGTGCTGACCTTCGGCCAGCGGCGTGTCGCTTTGCAGGGGAAGGCCCTGGAGAAGAGGCTCATCAAACCCGCGCAGCTCTTCGCTAACACTAACAACGCCGGCTCGCGGCCACCCAAGAGGGTCCTGGTGACAGGCGTGGCCGGCATCGGCAAAACGGTCCTCGTGCAGAAGATCCTGTACGACTTTGGGAGCGATGTGGAGCACGTGCAGTTTGACTTTATCCTTCAGCTAACCTTCCGGGACCTGAACCTCATTTCGAAGCCGGTGAGCTTCCGGGACCTGGTGCTTCGCAAAAACAGCCACCTTAGCAAATGTGTGGATGCCATCCTAGCCAACGAGAGCAAACTCCTTATCGTTCTCGATGGCTTTGACGAGTTTAAGCACTACAAGTCTACAGCTGATGTGGACGTGTTTGTGACCGAGCCAGGTGAGGAGGGAGAGGTCACAGAGGTCATCTCCAGCCTCATCCAAGGCGAGCTCCTTCCAGAAGCCTCCGTGCTCCTCACGAGCCGGCCGATGGCTGTCAGCCACGTGCCGGTGGCCTCGGTTAACTGCTTCGCCGTCATTACAGGATTTTCCTCTGCAGAGATCAGAGACTTCTTCGAGCGATACTTCCAACAGGAACCGCTCGCCCAACAGATGTTTGAGAAGGTTGCCGCTAACGAGATAATGCTAACCCTTTGCTACATCCCTGCCTTCTGCCATATTGTGTGCAGTATCCTGAAAGACAGCGATGGTTTGGCCAGGGAGAGCCCCAAAACAATGACAGACATATACACCCAGTATCTGGTGGCCTTGCTGCGGTCACACACCCATGGACGTGTGGACGATGCGAGCGAACggcagagactgagagagatcGTACTGAAACTAGCTAACCTGGCCTACGAGAAACTCATGGCCCACGAAACCCTGTTCTACAGCAGTGACATGGAGGCCGTGCAGTTGCCCGACTCCACCATGGTCAGCGCCTTCCTGGACAAGACGTCTGTGCAGGAGCCGGGCTTCACCGAAGACGTCTTCTCCTTCACGCACCTCACTGTCCAGGAGTTCTTCGCAGCGCTTCACTGCGCCGTAGCGGGAGAGGTGGCGTCGCCGGACGTCGAAAACAACTCCAGCAGCCGTCGCCAGGAGGACGAGGTCACCGCAGGACACCTGGACCTGTTTGACCGCTTCCTGTCTGGGCTGCTCTCCGAGAGGAACCAGAGGCTGCTGTCCAGGAGCGTGGGGTTGGACCCGTCGGCGACCCGAGCAGAGGTCTACCGTGAGGGGCTTCTGAAGAGCCTCCAGGCCCTGTGTGAATCCGGAGGCCCCATCCTCACTCAGCTCCACTGCCTCTTCGAGCAGCAGGACAACAGCCTGCTCCTGGACTTCCATCCCAGCACGCTGAGGGTGAACGTGAGCGATGTCAGCCTCTCGCCCATGGACTACGCTGTGGTGAAGCACTTCCTGCGGCAGACGGCGGGGACCATCTCAGAGCTGGACCTCACTGGGTCCAGCATCACTGCCGCAGGCCTAACTGTCCTGCAACCTCACCTGAACAGGTGTCGGAGTCTGTGGTGGGTTTGTTTTCTTCAGTTCCATGGTGACAGTGGCTTAAAAATACTGTTCTGTTTTGTATAATTACAAGTACAAATTAGGTTTTAGTTATTGTTTGCTGTTTATATTGTGGTTTGGATTAATTACCAACAATATATTTAATTTGATAATACATTAGCATTATgattaaaaacattttaaatgaccactgatatatactttattataTCATGTAAATATTCattggttttattttgtcttgTGCAGCTGTCACAAAGTGGGAAGTATAAACCACAATGGTACTCATGTGTCATTATTTTTGATCAGGCTTGGTGAGAACACCCTTGACATGGAAGTAATACATGTTATCGCTCAAGTGTTACAATCTTCAGATACCTTAACGTATCTTGGGTAAGTTCCTAAGAGTC comes from Alosa sapidissima isolate fAloSap1 chromosome 18, fAloSap1.pri, whole genome shotgun sequence and encodes:
- the LOC121690244 gene encoding NACHT, LRR and PYD domains-containing protein 3-like isoform X2 is translated as MTRTPVVSCLRTLREMRGGLVDRVEGSVDLVLETLVSREVFTRDDREEVLCERGPRGRVRKVLDILDCKGEEAAGTFLLAVSHLSDVSTEVSVQSIVPTHNAEYSSVMQKHKAVLRRRSDSILFCNTRHGEQVPFPQHYVNLLVVKGHHSLELKKHEVLTFGQRRVALQGKALEKRLIKPAQLFANTNNAGSRPPKRVLVTGVAGIGKTVLVQKILYDFGSDVEHVQFDFILQLTFRDLNLISKPVSFRDLVLRKNSHLSKCVDAILANESKLLIVLDGFDEFKHYKSTADVDVFVTEPGEEGEVTEVISSLIQGELLPEASVLLTSRPMAVSHVPVASVNCFAVITGFSSAEIRDFFERYFQQEPLAQQMFEKVAANEIMLTLCYIPAFCHIVCSILKDSDGLARESPKTMTDIYTQYLVALLRSHTHGRVDDASERQRLREIVLKLANLAYEKLMAHETLFYSSDMEAVQLPDSTMVSAFLDKTSVQEPGFTEDVFSFTHLTVQEFFAALHCAVAGEVASPDVENNSSSRRQEDEVTAGHLDLFDRFLSGLLSERNQRLLSRSVGLDPSATRAEVYREGLLKSLQALCESGGPILTQLHCLFEQQDNSLLLDFHPSTLRVNVSDVSLSPMDYAVVKHFLRQTAGTISELDLTGSSITAAGLTVLQPHLNRCRSLWLGENTLDMEVIHVIAQVLQSSDTLTYLGLGWSDIGDEEVLVLADAIKCRQSLREICAIWNEVSEEEESLLNGASLDSQCVTVSFTDDLIWKAWCQWVLKRCQGNSTKKLMGILHKVCRSSERRQDVPWTRSFYGELLELIRSRIAECDEEDEDVRMRLEKFASIVAS
- the LOC121690244 gene encoding NACHT, LRR and PYD domains-containing protein 3-like isoform X1 produces the protein MTRTPVVSCLRTLREMRGGLVDRVEGSVDLVLETLVSREVFTRDDREEVLCERGPRGRVRKVLDILDCKGEEAAGTFLLAVSHLSDVSTEVSVQSIVPTHNAEYSSVMQKHKAVLRRRSDSILFCNTRHGEQVPFPQHYVNLLVVKGHHSLELKKHEVLTFGQRRVALQGKALEKRLIKPAQLFANTNNAGSRPPKRVLVTGVAGIGKTVLVQKILYDFGSDVEHVQFDFILQLTFRDLNLISKPVSFRDLVLRKNSHLSKCVDAILANESKLLIVLDGFDEFKHYKSTADVDVFVTEPGEEGEVTEVISSLIQGELLPEASVLLTSRPMAVSHVPVASVNCFAVITGFSSAEIRDFFERYFQQEPLAQQMFEKVAANEIMLTLCYIPAFCHIVCSILKDSDGLARESPKTMTDIYTQYLVALLRSHTHGRVDDASERQRLREIVLKLANLAYEKLMAHETLFYSSDMEAVQLPDSTMVSAFLDKTSVQEPGFTEDVFSFTHLTVQEFFAALHCAVAGEVASPDVENNSSSRRQEDEVTAGHLDLFDRFLSGLLSERNQRLLSRSVGLDPSATRAEVYREGLLKSLQALCESGGPILTQLHCLFEQQDNSLLLDFHPSTLRVNVSDVSLSPMDYAVVKHFLRQTAGTISELDLTGSSITAAGLTVLQPHLNRCRSLWLGENTLDMEVIHVIAQVLQSSDTLTYLGLGWSDIGDEEVLVLADAIKCRQSLREIWMEGNRISYEGLLSLSALTPSPLQTVVAIWNEVSEEEESLLNGASLDSQCVTVSFTDDLIWKAWCQWVLKRCQGNSTKKLMGILHKVCRSSERRQDVPWTRSFYGELLELIRSRIAECDEEDEDVRMRLEKFASIVAS
- the LOC121690244 gene encoding NACHT, LRR and PYD domains-containing protein 3-like isoform X3; this translates as MTRTPVVSCLRTLREMRGGLVDRVEGSVDLVLETLVSREVFTRDDREEVLCERGPRGRVRKVLDILDCKGEEAAGTFLLAVSHLSDVSTEVSVQSIVPTHNAEYSSVMQKHKAVLRRRSDSILFCNTRHGEQVPFPQHYVNLLVVKGHHSLELKKHEVLTFGQRRVALQGKALEKRLIKPAQLFANTNNAGSRPPKRVLVTGVAGIGKTVLVQKILYDFGSDVEHVQFDFILQLTFRDLNLISKPVSFRDLVLRKNSHLSKCVDAILANESKLLIVLDGFDEFKHYKSTADVDVFVTEPGEEGEVTEVISSLIQGELLPEASVLLTSRPMAVSHVPVASVNCFAVITGFSSAEIRDFFERYFQQEPLAQQMFEKVAANEIMLTLCYIPAFCHIVCSILKDSDGLARESPKTMTDIYTQYLVALLRSHTHGRVDDASERQRLREIVLKLANLAYEKLMAHETLFYSSDMEAVQLPDSTMVSAFLDKTSVQEPGFTEDVFSFTHLTVQEFFAALHCAVAGEVASPDVENNSSSRRQEDEVTAGHLDLFDRFLSGLLSERNQRLLSRSVGLDPSATRAEVYREGLLKSLQALCESGGPILTQLHCLFEQQDNSLLLDFHPSTLRVNVSDVSLSPMDYAVVKHFLRQTAGTISELDLTGSSITAAGLTVLQPHLNRCRSLWLGENTLDMEVIHVIAQVLQSSDTLTYLGLV